The Enhydrobacter sp. sequence AAGCTCGATCACCTTGGACGCCGTCTGCTGGATAAGCTCGGCGGCGGGGCCTTGATCGGCCGCAGCCTGACCGGCGGCAACAGCGATGACGGCCGCACCGGCGGCCAGACGCAACACGATTCGACGGTGGACGGAAGACGGCACCGATCTCTCCTTGCGAAGATGGACGATCAGGGACTTGGTAAGGAAGTCCTACCGTACCAGCGCGAGATTGTCGCGCCGCTCCAGCTCGGCCCGCGTATCGGTCTTTTCACGCTTCTGGCGGATCTGCTCGGCGCGGCGCTGGGTATAGGCGCTGCGCAGCGCCGCGTAATAATCGACGCTGTTGCGCTGCAGATCGTCGAGCGCCGTCATGGTGTGCACGCGCGTATCGAGCACCGTCACGCCATAGCGCGTACCGGCATAGATCCAATACGCAGTGCTACTGCTCAAATTGTAGATGGCGAGACCGAACGGGTCTATGGCGGCATCCGCCACCAGCCCGACGGCATCGCGTGCATTCGATGGACCGATCAGCGGCAGCACGAGATAGAAGCCGCCGTTCTCGGGCTCGACTCCGGCATAGTAGCCGATCGTCTGGCCGGCATCGTTGTCGCTCTTCTTGAGGCCGAACGTGCTCGCGACATCGAAAAGACCGGCCACACCGAGCGTCGTATTGACCAGGAAGCGCGCCATCGATGTCGCGGCCTGATGGGCGTTGCCCTGGACTGCATCGTTGATGGCCGTGACCGGCTCGCCAAGATTCTCCACGACGTTGTGGACGCCGCGTTGCGCGGGCTTGGGCATCCAGTCGCGATACAGCACCGCCACCGGCCGAATGGCGATCGTGTCGACCGCCTGATTGATCGAGAAGATGAACCGGTTCGGTGTCTCGAGCGGATCCCAGACATCCGCCGACCCGGTGTCACGGGTCGCACAGCCGGCGACAAGCACCACCGTGACGGCAGCCAACGCCGAATGGCGGACACGCGCCATCATTCTCTTTGAAGAACACCCGCCCATGAATGCCAATCCAGCCCATCCCCCGTCGACCCCCGCCACAGGGCCTGGACGCCAAAAAGACGGCCTGTTCAGCCGCCGCATGAGGCAAATGTGGCATAGGCCTGAGACAGTTTGAAGAGCGGAGGAGAGGAAGCCGGCAGACTGTGACGATGCCGCCACAATCCACTGGCTACGGAGATGGTTGCAAACATAAAGATATACTTATATTCTTCAGTTCATGGATCATCTTCTGACCCTTCTCCGGGCTGCGGCAGAAGACACGCGGTTGCGCATTCTGGCATTGGCCGCGCGCGAGGATTTGACCGTCAGCGACTATGTCCACGTGCTTGGCCAGAGCCAGCCGCGTGTCTCGCGGCATCTGAAGCTGCTGGTCGAG is a genomic window containing:
- a CDS encoding VacJ family lipoprotein; the encoded protein is MARVRHSALAAVTVVLVAGCATRDTGSADVWDPLETPNRFIFSINQAVDTIAIRPVAVLYRDWMPKPAQRGVHNVVENLGEPVTAINDAVQGNAHQAATSMARFLVNTTLGVAGLFDVASTFGLKKSDNDAGQTIGYYAGVEPENGGFYLVLPLIGPSNARDAVGLVADAAIDPFGLAIYNLSSSTAYWIYAGTRYGVTVLDTRVHTMTALDDLQRNSVDYYAALRSAYTQRRAEQIRQKREKTDTRAELERRDNLALVR